In Burkholderia savannae, one genomic interval encodes:
- a CDS encoding sigma-54 dependent transcriptional regulator, with translation MTTSAIIGGLSRGSIRQRPLIYWTHQPSTLLRKELARRDWKISMVTSANQVRTTAGEVTGGILDLSAVSSGEMNAVAAVCASLRNVAWVALVEAHQANVPEVRALLRDYCFDYITLPASHQRIADAVGHAYGMECLFAPSTAPIASADQGMIGTCDAMLQLFDTVRRIARTDAPVLVSGETGTGKELTAAAIHQHSARRTGPFVAVNCGAIPPHLLQSELFGYERGAFTGASTRKIGHVESANGGTLLLDEIGDLPLESQASLLRFLQERTIHRLGGSDPVPVDVRIVSATHVDLRGAMNEGRFRADLYHRLCVLRVDQPPLRARGKDIELLARHMLERFRADARHRVRGFSTDAISALYKHDWPGNVRELINRVRRALVMAEGRLVTAHDLELDHCTEVAPLSVAAIRKSIEREVIELALLRNRGRLAGTARELGISRATLYRWMEAYGIERPRSTTSTAN, from the coding sequence ATGACGACTAGCGCGATCATCGGGGGTCTCTCCCGGGGATCTATCCGACAGCGACCGCTGATTTACTGGACGCATCAGCCATCGACGCTGCTGCGCAAGGAGCTCGCGCGCCGCGACTGGAAGATCTCCATGGTCACGAGCGCGAACCAGGTGCGCACGACGGCGGGCGAAGTGACGGGCGGCATCCTCGATCTGAGCGCGGTGTCGAGCGGCGAGATGAACGCGGTCGCGGCCGTGTGCGCGTCGCTGCGCAACGTCGCGTGGGTCGCGCTCGTCGAAGCGCATCAGGCGAACGTGCCGGAAGTGCGCGCGCTGCTGCGCGATTACTGCTTCGACTACATCACGCTGCCCGCGTCGCACCAGCGGATCGCGGACGCGGTCGGCCACGCATACGGGATGGAGTGCCTGTTCGCGCCGAGCACGGCGCCCATCGCGTCCGCCGATCAGGGGATGATCGGCACCTGCGATGCGATGCTGCAATTGTTCGACACGGTGCGCCGCATCGCGCGCACCGACGCGCCCGTGCTCGTGTCGGGCGAAACGGGCACCGGCAAAGAGCTCACCGCGGCCGCGATCCATCAGCATTCCGCGCGCCGCACGGGGCCGTTCGTCGCGGTCAACTGCGGCGCGATTCCGCCGCATCTGCTGCAGTCCGAACTGTTCGGCTACGAGCGCGGCGCGTTCACGGGTGCGAGCACGCGCAAGATCGGCCACGTCGAATCGGCGAACGGCGGCACGCTGCTGCTCGACGAGATCGGCGATCTGCCGCTCGAGAGCCAGGCGAGCCTGCTGCGCTTTCTGCAGGAGCGCACGATTCATCGGCTGGGCGGCAGCGATCCCGTGCCCGTCGACGTGCGCATCGTGTCGGCGACGCACGTCGACCTGCGCGGCGCGATGAACGAAGGGCGGTTCCGCGCGGACCTGTATCACCGTCTGTGCGTGCTGCGCGTCGATCAGCCGCCGCTGCGCGCGCGCGGCAAGGACATCGAGCTGCTCGCGCGGCACATGCTCGAGCGTTTTCGCGCCGATGCGCGGCATCGCGTGCGCGGCTTCTCGACCGACGCGATCTCGGCGCTCTACAAGCACGACTGGCCGGGCAACGTGCGCGAGCTCATCAATCGCGTGCGCCGCGCGCTCGTGATGGCGGAAGGGCGGCTCGTCACCGCGCACGATCTCGAACTCGACCATTGCACCGAAGTCGCGCCGCTGTCGGTCGCGGCGATTCGCAAATCGATCGAGCGGGAAGTGATCGAGCTCGCGCTGCTGCGCAATCGCGGGCGTCTCGCCGGCACGGCGCGCGAGCTCGGCATCTCGCGCGCGACGCTGTATCGATGGATGGAAGCGTACGGCATCGAGCGTCCGCGCAGCACCACATCGACCGCCAACTGA
- a CDS encoding glycoside hydrolase family 2 protein: MKSAPDRVARSAAQWTLIATPAGAIARPSELSEAGWCAAPVPGTVAQALAGARRFDPAHPYPLGDSDYWYRTTLHGAGPRIVRLNGLATIAEVWLDDALLLCSDNMYVAHDIAVTLGGANRLALCFRSLDRHLAAHAPRGRARWRTRLVDTPALRGVRTTFLGRMPGWFPAIEPIGPWRSIEIVNPAGAPTIVRDTLRATLDGRDGVLDATLEFAAPLAQTMRARLVCGAHAATLETTGPRTARATLRIPNVTPWWPHTHGEPKLYDVGVEIGDATIPLARTGFRTIAVERGGDGRGFALSVNGTPVFARGACWTSADPLGLQADPAAYRRALTLARDAGCNMIRVGGTMTYEADAFYALCDELGLLVWQDFMLANFDYPSADPRFAESLKREAEQFLGRHAARPSIAVLCGGSEIAQQAAMVGLAPDERRVPATEQLLAELCATHRPDAIYVADSPHGGVLPFAPREGVAHYYGVGAYLRPPEDARRAGVRFASECLAFANVPCDATLASIGSPAAHEPSWKRAVPRDPGAPWDFDDVRDHYLRTLYGVEPARLRSCDPARYLTLSRAIVADLIAQTLSEWRRVGSSCAGALVWQFQDVMPGAGWGLVDAHGRPKSAWHALKRVSQPRQILLTDEGLNGLDVHVLNDAPTPLDARIELVALRDGKTPIARAGRTLRIDAHAGECVNSADLLGRFFDFTYAYRFGPREHDVVIASLHAADGALLSQAFHFPERTAPTVFERADIGLEASAAYRDGRWCVDVQTRTFARYVHVSAPGLLPDIDWFHLAPGAAARIELAADPHSPHSHDNPPDASAALAAPPAIEVRALNSNKTIRPRIEN, from the coding sequence ATGAAATCCGCGCCGGATCGCGTGGCGCGCAGCGCCGCTCAATGGACGTTGATCGCGACGCCCGCCGGCGCGATCGCGCGGCCGAGCGAGCTCTCCGAAGCCGGCTGGTGCGCCGCGCCCGTGCCCGGCACGGTCGCGCAGGCGCTTGCCGGCGCGCGGCGCTTCGATCCGGCGCATCCGTATCCGCTCGGCGATAGCGACTACTGGTATCGAACGACGCTGCACGGCGCGGGGCCGCGCATCGTCCGGCTGAACGGGCTCGCGACGATCGCCGAGGTCTGGCTCGACGACGCGCTGCTGCTCTGCTCGGACAACATGTACGTCGCGCACGACATCGCCGTGACGCTCGGCGGTGCGAATCGTCTTGCCCTCTGCTTCCGCTCGCTCGATCGCCACCTCGCCGCGCATGCGCCGCGGGGCCGCGCGCGCTGGCGCACGCGCCTCGTCGACACGCCCGCGCTGCGCGGCGTGCGCACGACGTTTCTCGGCCGGATGCCGGGCTGGTTCCCGGCGATCGAACCGATCGGGCCGTGGCGCTCGATCGAGATCGTGAATCCGGCCGGCGCGCCGACGATCGTGCGCGACACGCTGCGCGCGACGCTAGACGGCCGCGACGGCGTGCTCGACGCCACGCTCGAATTCGCCGCGCCGCTCGCGCAAACGATGCGTGCGCGGCTCGTGTGCGGCGCGCACGCGGCGACGCTCGAGACAACCGGCCCGCGCACCGCGCGCGCAACGCTCAGGATTCCGAACGTCACGCCGTGGTGGCCGCACACGCATGGCGAACCGAAGTTGTACGACGTCGGCGTCGAAATCGGCGACGCGACGATTCCGCTCGCGCGAACCGGCTTTCGCACGATCGCCGTCGAACGCGGCGGCGACGGCCGAGGCTTCGCGCTGTCGGTCAACGGCACGCCCGTCTTCGCGCGCGGCGCATGCTGGACGAGCGCCGACCCGCTCGGCCTGCAGGCCGATCCGGCCGCCTACCGCCGCGCGCTCACGCTCGCGCGCGACGCCGGCTGCAACATGATCCGCGTCGGCGGCACGATGACCTACGAAGCCGACGCGTTCTACGCGCTGTGCGACGAGCTGGGGCTCCTCGTCTGGCAGGACTTCATGCTCGCGAACTTCGACTATCCGAGCGCCGATCCGCGTTTTGCCGAATCGCTGAAGCGTGAGGCCGAGCAGTTTCTCGGCCGGCATGCGGCGCGGCCGTCGATCGCGGTGCTGTGCGGCGGCAGTGAGATCGCGCAACAGGCGGCGATGGTCGGACTTGCGCCCGACGAGCGCCGCGTGCCCGCGACCGAGCAACTGCTTGCCGAATTGTGCGCCACGCATCGGCCCGATGCGATCTACGTCGCCGATTCGCCGCACGGCGGCGTGCTGCCGTTCGCGCCGCGCGAAGGCGTCGCGCACTACTACGGCGTCGGCGCGTACCTGCGGCCGCCTGAAGACGCGCGCCGCGCCGGCGTGCGCTTCGCGAGCGAGTGCCTCGCGTTCGCGAACGTGCCGTGCGACGCAACCCTCGCGTCGATCGGCTCGCCCGCCGCGCACGAGCCCAGCTGGAAACGCGCAGTGCCGCGCGATCCGGGCGCGCCGTGGGATTTCGACGACGTGCGCGATCACTATCTGCGCACGCTGTACGGCGTCGAGCCCGCGCGTCTGCGCAGCTGCGACCCGGCGCGCTATCTCACGCTGTCGCGCGCGATCGTCGCCGACCTCATCGCGCAGACGCTGTCGGAGTGGCGGCGCGTCGGCTCGTCGTGCGCGGGCGCGCTCGTCTGGCAGTTCCAGGATGTGATGCCGGGCGCCGGCTGGGGCCTCGTCGACGCGCACGGACGGCCGAAATCCGCGTGGCATGCGCTGAAGCGCGTGTCGCAGCCGCGGCAGATCCTGCTCACCGACGAGGGACTCAACGGCCTCGACGTGCATGTGCTCAACGACGCGCCGACGCCGCTCGACGCGCGCATCGAGCTCGTCGCGCTGCGCGACGGGAAGACGCCGATCGCGCGCGCCGGCCGCACGTTGCGCATCGACGCGCACGCGGGCGAATGCGTGAACTCCGCCGACCTGCTGGGTCGTTTCTTCGACTTCACGTACGCATACCGTTTCGGCCCGCGCGAGCACGACGTCGTGATCGCATCGCTGCACGCGGCCGACGGCGCGCTGCTTTCGCAAGCGTTCCACTTCCCGGAACGCACCGCGCCGACCGTGTTCGAGCGCGCCGACATCGGCCTCGAGGCGAGCGCCGCCTATCGCGACGGCCGCTGGTGCGTCGACGTGCAGACGCGTACGTTCGCGCGCTACGTGCACGTGTCCGCGCCCGGGCTGCTGCCCGACATCGACTGGTTTCATCTCGCGCCGGGTGCCGCCGCGCGGATCGAGCTCGCCGCCGACCCTCACTCTCCCCATTCCCATGACAATCCGCCCGACGCGTCCGCCGCCCTCGCTGCGCCGCCCGCGATCGAGGTGCGAGCACTGAATTCCAACAAGACCATTCGCCCGAGGATAGAAAATTGA
- a CDS encoding mannose-1-phosphate guanylyltransferase/mannose-6-phosphate isomerase, with the protein MTDLATNPTSAAPQPAPPRILPVILAGGSGTRLWPLSREHHPKQLIDLIADESPLSSTARRLTGIANAELADTLLLVCGEQHRFTSAAQVSARGLRARILLEPAARNTAPALTLAALEALAHHGDPVLAAMPADHAVSDTRAFQDAVAQAARYAQDGAIVTLGVLPRRAETGYGYIKVGAPLADSHGASSGHAIDSFVEKPHQELAQQYLQSGDYWWNSGIFVVRASTWLAAIRALQPDMHAACEAAWRNGTNDGQFFKADAAEFAACPSDSIDYAVMERLTGARALGIPGVIVPLAAGWSDVGSWDAIWELLPKDEAGNVARGEVLFEGTEDSFARSEGRLIACVGLKDVVVVETPDAVLVANKHRVQDVKTVVARLKSGQHEQVRDHRKVQRPWGYYDSIDRGERFQVKRIVVDPGKQLSLQMHYHRAEHWIVVRGTAKVTRGDETFLLSENESTYIEVGAVHRLENPGKIALEIIEVQSGDYLGEDDIVRFDDRYGRASAQPAPEAAKPAAAELAPTAEPVRALGEH; encoded by the coding sequence ATGACCGATCTCGCTACGAACCCGACTTCCGCCGCGCCGCAACCGGCGCCGCCGCGCATCCTGCCCGTGATTCTCGCGGGCGGCTCCGGCACGCGCCTCTGGCCGCTGTCGCGCGAACACCATCCGAAACAGCTGATCGACCTGATCGCCGACGAATCGCCGCTGTCCTCGACCGCGCGCCGCCTGACGGGCATTGCAAATGCCGAGCTCGCCGACACGCTGCTGCTCGTCTGCGGCGAACAGCATCGCTTCACAAGCGCCGCGCAAGTGAGCGCCCGCGGGCTGCGCGCGCGCATCCTGCTCGAGCCGGCCGCGCGCAACACGGCGCCCGCGCTCACGCTCGCCGCGCTCGAAGCGCTCGCGCATCACGGCGATCCGGTGCTCGCGGCGATGCCCGCCGATCATGCGGTGTCCGACACGCGCGCGTTCCAAGATGCGGTCGCGCAAGCGGCGCGCTACGCGCAAGACGGCGCGATCGTCACGCTCGGCGTGCTGCCGCGCCGCGCCGAGACGGGCTACGGCTACATCAAGGTGGGCGCGCCGCTCGCGGATTCGCACGGTGCCTCAAGCGGCCACGCGATCGACAGCTTCGTCGAAAAGCCGCATCAGGAGCTCGCGCAGCAATACCTGCAATCCGGCGATTATTGGTGGAACAGCGGCATCTTCGTCGTGCGCGCGTCGACATGGCTCGCCGCGATCCGCGCGCTGCAGCCGGACATGCATGCGGCTTGCGAAGCCGCGTGGCGCAACGGCACGAACGACGGCCAGTTCTTCAAGGCGGACGCGGCCGAATTCGCCGCATGCCCGTCCGACTCGATCGATTACGCGGTGATGGAGCGCCTGACGGGCGCGCGCGCGCTCGGCATCCCGGGCGTGATCGTGCCGCTCGCGGCGGGCTGGTCGGACGTCGGCTCGTGGGACGCGATCTGGGAACTGCTGCCGAAGGACGAAGCAGGCAACGTCGCGCGCGGCGAGGTGCTGTTCGAAGGCACCGAAGACAGCTTCGCGCGCTCCGAAGGCCGGCTCATCGCGTGCGTCGGGCTGAAGGACGTGGTCGTCGTCGAAACGCCGGATGCGGTGCTCGTCGCGAACAAGCATCGCGTGCAGGACGTGAAGACCGTCGTCGCGCGCCTGAAGTCCGGCCAGCACGAGCAGGTGCGGGACCACCGCAAGGTGCAGCGCCCGTGGGGCTACTACGATTCGATCGATCGCGGCGAGCGCTTCCAGGTGAAGCGCATCGTCGTCGATCCGGGCAAGCAGCTGTCGCTGCAGATGCACTATCATCGCGCCGAGCACTGGATCGTCGTGCGCGGCACCGCGAAGGTCACGCGCGGCGACGAGACGTTCCTCCTGAGCGAGAACGAATCGACGTACATCGAGGTCGGCGCGGTTCACCGCTTGGAGAATCCGGGCAAGATCGCGCTCGAGATCATCGAAGTCCAATCGGGCGACTATCTCGGCGAAGACGACATCGTTCGCTTCGACGACCGTTACGGCCGCGCGAGCGCGCAACCCGCGCCCGAAGCGGCGAAGCCGGCCGCAGCCGAGCTCGCGCCCACCGCCGAGCCCGTCCGCGCGCTCGGCGAGCACTGA
- a CDS encoding phosphatase PAP2 family protein, producing the protein MRLLFLLTNFGDPFLTAPLAVAVLSWLAATGRRRAALYWAFGFACAAGLVALTKFVYAGWGIGIAAWRFTGVSGHTMLGAAVYPLVAAICVRDAHVRRAIAAGLAFALAIGVSRVLLGFHSWSEIASGWLVGAGVALLTASRLRRASAAQADPAGSAPLRARRIERVRAGAIAVRRPASVSRSTILFVAAACTIAVSCYGRSAPVSAWISHAAPKIAEWSRVWLDDDAR; encoded by the coding sequence ATGCGACTTCTTTTCCTGCTGACCAATTTTGGCGATCCGTTTCTCACGGCGCCGCTCGCCGTCGCGGTGCTGAGCTGGCTCGCGGCGACCGGGCGCCGTCGCGCCGCGCTTTATTGGGCGTTCGGCTTCGCTTGCGCGGCGGGTCTCGTCGCGTTGACGAAATTTGTCTATGCGGGCTGGGGAATCGGCATTGCCGCGTGGCGTTTCACCGGTGTAAGCGGTCACACGATGCTCGGCGCGGCGGTGTATCCGCTCGTCGCGGCGATCTGCGTGCGCGACGCGCACGTGCGGCGCGCGATCGCGGCGGGCCTCGCATTCGCGCTCGCGATCGGCGTTTCGCGCGTGCTGCTCGGATTTCATTCGTGGTCCGAAATCGCATCGGGCTGGCTGGTCGGCGCGGGCGTCGCGCTGCTGACGGCAAGCCGTTTGCGTCGCGCAAGCGCCGCACAAGCCGATCCGGCGGGTTCGGCACCGCTACGCGCACGCCGCATTGAGCGCGTGCGCGCCGGCGCCATCGCGGTACGGCGTCCGGCAAGCGTTTCGCGATCGACGATCCTGTTCGTCGCGGCTGCCTGCACGATCGCGGTGTCGTGCTATGGGCGCAGCGCGCCCGTGAGCGCGTGGATCTCGCACGCGGCGCCGAAAATCGCGGAATGGAGCCGCGTCTGGCTCGACGACGATGCGCGCTGA
- a CDS encoding GNAT family N-acetyltransferase — MDWTCCEFRYLNSNELYMILRARNAVLVVEDAHTYLDIDGKDEFAIHVFATDKRGERPSIAAYARLLPGDDIDPETTIDKILTSAAHRDDRTIDALIEHVLAAAHARWPDAPVRVQVSAHREDFYSRFGFRKVDGPYLEHGAPYIGMLRPASSPSKAVRDLLDRVGTATSAGAVATAAPRTTRQADADSTNERYALAGRLPADSGMNR; from the coding sequence ATGGACTGGACATGCTGCGAATTCAGGTATCTGAATTCGAACGAGCTTTACATGATCCTTCGCGCACGCAATGCAGTCCTCGTCGTCGAGGATGCGCACACGTATCTCGACATCGACGGCAAGGACGAATTCGCTATCCACGTGTTCGCAACGGACAAGCGCGGCGAACGGCCGTCGATCGCCGCCTACGCGCGTCTCTTGCCGGGTGACGACATCGATCCCGAAACGACGATCGACAAGATCCTGACGAGCGCCGCGCATCGTGACGACCGCACGATCGACGCGTTGATCGAACACGTGCTGGCCGCCGCGCACGCGCGCTGGCCCGATGCGCCGGTGCGCGTGCAGGTGAGCGCGCACCGCGAAGACTTTTACAGCCGCTTCGGCTTCCGCAAGGTCGACGGGCCGTATCTCGAGCACGGCGCGCCGTACATCGGCATGCTGCGCCCGGCGAGCAGCCCGTCGAAGGCCGTGCGCGATCTGCTCGATCGCGTCGGCACCGCGACGAGCGCGGGCGCCGTTGCAACGGCTGCACCGCGCACGACGCGCCAAGCCGACGCCGACTCCACCAACGAGCGCTACGCGCTCGCCGGCCGCCTTCCGGCCGATTCCGGAATGAACCGATGA
- a CDS encoding glycosyltransferase family 4 protein, with translation MKVAIVHDWLVVYGGAERVLAQMIDCFPQADIYSLVDFLDDRSCLRGRPVHTSFIQKLPFARSKYRSYLPLFPLAIEQFDLSGYDLILSSSYAVAKGVLNGPDQLHASYVHSPVRYAWDLQHQYLNEAGLARGVKSALARTLLHYIRNWDARSANGVDLLAANSHFVARRIRKTYRRDATVIYPPVDVDHLALRDTKEDFYLTASRLVPYKRIDLIVEAFSHMPSRRLVVIGDGPEAEKIRALAGPNVTLLGYQSFDVLHDHLQRAKAFVFAAEEDFGISPVEAQACGTPVIAYGKGGVCESVRAAGPVPTGLFYAKQTCDALIDAIDRFEAMPAGTFDPHACRANAQRFSAARFRSAFSRFVLEGYAALQAELGETSGAAPAHNASIVASAQAEPLASGVATDDGASVERAAPTSPLDASRSDTLARI, from the coding sequence TTGAAGGTAGCAATCGTTCACGACTGGCTGGTGGTGTATGGCGGCGCGGAGCGCGTGCTTGCGCAGATGATCGACTGTTTTCCGCAGGCCGACATCTACAGCCTCGTCGATTTTCTCGACGACCGCTCGTGCCTGCGTGGCCGGCCGGTACACACTTCGTTCATCCAGAAATTGCCGTTCGCGCGCAGCAAGTACCGCAGCTACCTGCCGCTCTTTCCGCTCGCGATCGAGCAGTTCGATCTGTCCGGCTACGACCTGATCCTGTCGAGTTCGTATGCGGTCGCGAAGGGCGTGCTGAACGGCCCGGACCAACTGCACGCGAGCTACGTGCATTCGCCCGTTCGCTATGCGTGGGATCTGCAGCATCAGTATCTGAACGAGGCGGGGCTCGCGCGCGGCGTGAAATCCGCGCTCGCGCGCACGCTGCTGCATTACATCCGCAATTGGGATGCGCGCTCCGCGAACGGCGTCGATCTGCTCGCGGCGAACTCGCACTTCGTCGCGCGCCGCATTCGTAAGACGTATCGCCGCGACGCGACGGTCATCTATCCGCCCGTCGACGTCGATCATCTCGCGCTGCGCGACACGAAGGAAGATTTCTATCTGACCGCATCGCGCCTCGTGCCCTACAAGCGCATCGACCTGATCGTCGAGGCGTTCTCGCACATGCCGTCGCGCCGGCTCGTCGTGATCGGCGACGGCCCCGAGGCAGAGAAGATCCGCGCGCTCGCGGGGCCGAACGTCACGCTGCTCGGCTATCAGTCGTTCGACGTGCTGCACGATCATCTGCAGCGCGCGAAGGCGTTCGTGTTCGCGGCGGAAGAGGATTTCGGCATTTCGCCCGTCGAGGCGCAGGCATGCGGCACGCCCGTGATCGCGTACGGCAAGGGCGGCGTGTGCGAATCGGTGCGCGCGGCAGGCCCGGTGCCGACAGGGCTTTTCTATGCGAAGCAGACGTGCGACGCGCTGATCGATGCAATCGACCGGTTCGAGGCAATGCCCGCGGGTACGTTCGATCCGCACGCGTGCCGCGCAAACGCGCAGCGTTTCAGCGCCGCGCGATTCCGCTCGGCATTCTCGCGTTTCGTGCTCGAAGGCTACGCCGCGCTGCAAGCGGAATTGGGCGAGACTTCCGGCGCCGCGCCGGCGCACAACGCCTCGATCGTCGCCTCGGCGCAGGCCGAGCCGCTCGCATCGGGCGTCGCGACGGACGACGGCGCGTCCGTCGAGCGCGCCGCGCCGACCTCGCCGCTCGACGCTTCCCGAAGCGACACGCTCGCGCGCATCTGA
- a CDS encoding alpha/beta hydrolase family protein: MRPVRFDDCLGWLHEGRTRRGVLICEALGHEALWTHKVVRALAERLAEDGMWVLRFHYPCAGDSAGDDLAPGRLPASVASVRRALAVLRDQASVDGVTLVGLRAGAAFAMLALAGDDAPAVDAFVGLAPVVRGRAYLRELSIVQKRWLDTTPPAIREQHHVEPWLNILGHRYPADFVADLKQVDLSNAVATTIALPRAALLVDTDYGDSPALRAALVARGVSTHIESFPGWPNALQEGARSRVPHAALESVARWIGLGEQAAAAEPIAAGHADRAAAAHAHDDAITIASRAARKPDIAHARDARHHAPAPNAASPITFAFDGIAETLVHIGPKRLVGTLCEPVAPARAGTPCLLIANTAANPRSADGRIGVRLARTLAQRGIASLRIDIEGIGDSGAHAPDDQAEVLYSDPAIADVATAVDWLGARCRRQVVAFGVCSGAFAALHAAAHARAAAGVIAVNLPRFIWPRGLTIAEARKQQTNSARGYLASMRDWSKWRRLLREGRDLRPVLSALRRHVTARLSAPAGRLAERLGRRPKPDTPRGLIRALTDRSIHTMLVYGDFDPGVDEFTRYFGSPRRAFKRSPLVSVEMIRLLDHSVYGTSAAEMVIELCIDTLTGWGDRTRGPQLRPRPTGARHGAPHAASADAAASP, encoded by the coding sequence TTGAGACCAGTCAGATTCGACGATTGCTTAGGATGGCTGCATGAGGGACGCACGCGGCGCGGCGTCCTCATCTGCGAGGCGCTCGGGCACGAAGCGCTGTGGACGCACAAAGTGGTCCGCGCGCTCGCCGAGCGCCTCGCCGAAGACGGCATGTGGGTGTTGCGCTTTCATTACCCGTGCGCGGGCGATTCGGCGGGCGACGATCTCGCGCCGGGCCGGCTGCCCGCGAGCGTCGCGAGCGTGCGCCGCGCGCTCGCCGTGCTGCGCGATCAAGCGAGCGTCGATGGCGTCACGCTCGTCGGCCTGCGCGCGGGCGCCGCGTTCGCGATGCTCGCGCTCGCGGGCGACGACGCGCCCGCCGTCGATGCGTTCGTCGGGCTCGCGCCCGTGGTGCGCGGCCGCGCGTATCTGCGTGAGTTGTCGATCGTCCAAAAGCGCTGGCTGGATACAACGCCGCCCGCGATCCGCGAGCAGCATCACGTGGAACCGTGGCTCAACATTCTCGGCCATCGCTACCCGGCCGATTTCGTCGCCGATCTGAAGCAAGTCGATTTGAGCAACGCGGTCGCGACGACGATCGCGCTGCCGCGCGCCGCGTTGCTCGTCGACACCGACTATGGGGACAGTCCCGCGCTGCGCGCCGCGCTCGTCGCGCGCGGCGTGTCGACGCACATCGAATCGTTCCCGGGGTGGCCGAACGCGCTGCAGGAAGGCGCGCGCTCGCGCGTGCCGCACGCGGCGCTCGAATCCGTCGCGCGCTGGATCGGCCTCGGCGAACAGGCGGCGGCAGCGGAACCGATCGCGGCCGGCCACGCCGATCGCGCGGCCGCCGCGCATGCGCACGACGACGCGATCACCATTGCATCGCGCGCCGCGCGCAAGCCCGACATCGCGCACGCTCGCGACGCGCGTCATCATGCGCCCGCGCCGAATGCCGCGTCACCCATCACGTTCGCGTTCGACGGCATCGCCGAAACGCTCGTCCACATCGGACCGAAGCGGCTCGTCGGCACGCTGTGCGAGCCCGTCGCGCCCGCGCGCGCCGGCACGCCTTGCCTGCTGATCGCGAACACCGCGGCGAACCCGCGAAGCGCGGACGGCCGCATCGGCGTGCGTCTCGCGCGCACGCTTGCGCAGCGCGGCATCGCGTCGCTGCGGATCGACATCGAAGGCATCGGCGACAGCGGCGCGCACGCGCCGGACGATCAGGCCGAAGTGCTGTATTCCGATCCGGCCATCGCGGACGTCGCCACGGCCGTCGACTGGCTCGGCGCGCGCTGCCGGCGGCAGGTCGTCGCGTTCGGCGTGTGCTCGGGCGCGTTCGCCGCGCTGCATGCGGCCGCGCACGCGCGCGCGGCGGCCGGCGTGATCGCGGTCAATCTGCCGCGCTTCATCTGGCCGCGCGGGCTCACGATCGCCGAGGCGCGCAAACAGCAGACGAATTCCGCGCGCGGCTATCTCGCATCGATGCGGGACTGGAGCAAATGGCGCCGTCTGCTGCGCGAGGGCCGCGATCTGCGCCCGGTGCTGAGCGCGCTGCGCCGCCACGTCACCGCGCGCCTGAGCGCGCCGGCGGGACGCCTCGCGGAGCGGCTCGGCCGCCGGCCGAAACCCGACACGCCGCGCGGCCTGATCAGGGCGCTCACCGACCGGAGCATCCACACGATGCTCGTCTACGGCGATTTCGATCCGGGCGTCGACGAGTTCACCCGCTACTTCGGCTCGCCGCGCCGCGCATTCAAGCGCTCGCCGCTCGTGAGCGTCGAGATGATCCGCTTGCTCGATCATTCGGTGTACGGCACGTCGGCCGCCGAGATGGTCATCGAGCTCTGCATCGACACGCTGACGGGCTGGGGAGACAGGACGCGCGGGCCGCAATTGCGACCCCGGCCGACGGGCGCACGGCACGGCGCGCCGCACGCGGCTTCCGCCGATGCCGCCGCGTCGCCCTGA